A stretch of Candidatus Caldatribacterium sp. DNA encodes these proteins:
- the gltA gene encoding NADPH-dependent glutamate synthase, with protein sequence MATDRLFGRPKMPQRPVSERIRDFFEVPLGLPEDVAVAEARRCLQCKKPSCVKGCPVEIDIPGFIGLLAEGRFDEAIAKIKEKNSLPAICGRVCPQEDQCEKECVLGKKGQPIAIGYLERFLADYEREKGVQTPPSPSPIPKKVAVIGSGPAGLTCAGELAKMGYQVTIFEALHAPGGVLIYGIPEFRLPKAIVRQEVEYVKSLGVEIQVNAVVGKTFTLEDLRDAGYEAFFIGTGAGLPYFLNIPGENLNGIYSANEFLTRSNLMKAYLFPRYDTPIKVGRRVAVIGGGNVAMDAARTALRLGAEEVCLVYRRTKKEMPARIEEIERAEEEGVNCIILTTPVRFIGNENGWVTGMECIQMELGEPDESGRRRPVPVPGSEFVIPADTVVVAIGQGPNPLLLETIKGLALNKRGYIVADPETGATNLRGVFAGGDIVTGAATVISAMGAGKRAARAIDRFFKDPDSFPQWR encoded by the coding sequence ATGGCCACTGATCGCCTCTTTGGCCGACCAAAGATGCCACAGCGTCCGGTATCAGAGCGAATTCGGGACTTCTTCGAGGTGCCCCTTGGGCTACCTGAGGACGTAGCCGTTGCGGAAGCCCGGCGATGCCTCCAGTGCAAGAAGCCTTCCTGCGTCAAGGGATGCCCGGTGGAAATCGACATCCCAGGATTCATCGGCCTTCTGGCGGAAGGGCGATTCGATGAAGCCATTGCCAAAATCAAGGAGAAGAACAGCCTTCCGGCAATCTGCGGGAGGGTCTGTCCCCAGGAGGACCAGTGCGAGAAGGAATGCGTCCTGGGGAAGAAAGGGCAGCCCATCGCCATAGGGTACTTGGAGCGGTTTTTGGCCGATTACGAGCGGGAGAAGGGAGTGCAGACTCCGCCCTCTCCCTCTCCCATTCCCAAAAAGGTTGCCGTCATCGGCTCTGGTCCTGCGGGGCTCACCTGTGCGGGGGAGCTCGCCAAGATGGGGTACCAGGTGACGATCTTTGAGGCCCTCCACGCCCCCGGAGGGGTGCTCATCTACGGCATTCCCGAGTTCCGCCTCCCCAAGGCCATCGTGCGCCAGGAAGTGGAGTACGTGAAGTCCTTAGGTGTGGAAATCCAGGTGAATGCCGTCGTTGGGAAAACCTTCACCCTTGAGGACTTGCGCGATGCAGGGTACGAGGCCTTCTTCATCGGGACAGGTGCGGGTCTTCCGTACTTTCTGAACATCCCGGGGGAGAACCTAAACGGCATTTACTCGGCGAACGAATTCCTCACCCGCTCAAACCTCATGAAGGCGTACCTCTTCCCCCGTTACGACACGCCCATCAAGGTCGGAAGGAGAGTAGCCGTCATCGGAGGAGGGAACGTGGCCATGGACGCGGCGCGAACGGCACTCCGCCTTGGGGCCGAAGAGGTGTGCCTTGTGTACCGGAGGACAAAAAAGGAGATGCCGGCCCGGATTGAAGAAATCGAGCGGGCAGAAGAAGAAGGAGTGAACTGCATCATCCTCACCACTCCGGTCCGCTTCATCGGCAACGAGAACGGCTGGGTGACGGGGATGGAGTGCATCCAGATGGAGCTTGGGGAACCCGATGAGTCGGGGAGACGCCGTCCGGTTCCGGTGCCGGGGTCGGAATTCGTCATCCCGGCAGATACGGTTGTGGTGGCCATCGGCCAGGGACCGAACCCGCTGCTCCTTGAGACCATAAAGGGCCTGGCGCTCAACAAGCGCGGGTACATCGTCGCTGATCCTGAGACGGGGGCAACGAACCTGCGGGGTGTCTTCGCCGGAGGGGACATCGTCACCGGGGCGGCAACGGTGATCTCAGCGATGGGGGCCGGAAAGCGAGCGGCCCGGGCTATCGACCGCTTCTTCAAGGACCCGGACAGTTTCCCCCAGTGGAGGTGA